A genomic window from Micromonospora ferruginea includes:
- a CDS encoding cytochrome b N-terminal domain-containing protein yields MKRRKFDAAALPAKTAGAVDDRFQVATPLRKLLNKVFPDHWSFLLGEIALFSFVVLLLTGVFLTFFYEPAMTEVTYDGSYAPLRGTPMSAAYASSLDISFDVRGGLIMRQMHHWAALLFMAAIVVHMLRVFFTGAFRKPRETNWIIGSLLFWVGFLAGFTGYSLPDDGLSGTGLRIASGIILSIPVVGSWVSSSIFGGEFPGTIIISRFFIAHVLLIPGLLVALISVHLGLVFKQKHTQWPGPGRTNSNVVGERMFPRYALKQGGFFMVVFGVIALMGGLFQINPIWYFGPYEAWVVSAASQPDWYVMFLDGSTRLMPGWEIHIPIGNGYVIPPLFWPTVVLPGILVGLSTMYPFLEARRLKDYKHHNLLQRPRDVPARTAVGAMAVAFYVVLTLSGGNDVIADKFHISLNAMTWAGRVGLLVIPPLAYYVTYRLCLGLQQHDREVLAHGVETGIIKRLPDGRFVEVHQPLTSADGHDGHAPALDYVGWVVPKKMNRLGALGPAIRGFFYPIEKPAEAPVSPGHPPVEPRDEREEISSGGSRR; encoded by the coding sequence ATGAAGCGCCGAAAGTTTGATGCGGCCGCGCTGCCGGCCAAGACCGCCGGGGCGGTGGACGACCGCTTCCAGGTCGCCACGCCGCTGCGCAAGCTGCTGAACAAGGTCTTCCCCGACCACTGGTCCTTCCTCCTCGGCGAGATCGCGCTGTTCTCGTTCGTGGTCCTGCTGCTGACCGGCGTGTTCCTGACCTTCTTCTACGAGCCGGCGATGACGGAGGTGACCTACGACGGCAGCTACGCGCCGCTGCGGGGCACCCCGATGTCCGCCGCGTACGCCTCCAGCCTGGACATCTCGTTCGACGTCCGCGGCGGTCTGATCATGCGGCAGATGCACCACTGGGCGGCCCTGCTGTTCATGGCCGCGATCGTGGTGCACATGCTCCGGGTCTTCTTCACCGGCGCGTTCCGCAAGCCGCGTGAGACCAACTGGATCATCGGCTCGCTGCTGTTCTGGGTGGGCTTCCTGGCCGGCTTCACCGGCTACTCGCTGCCGGACGACGGCCTGTCCGGCACCGGTCTGCGGATCGCCTCCGGCATCATCCTGTCGATCCCGGTGGTCGGTTCCTGGGTCAGCTCGTCGATCTTCGGCGGGGAGTTCCCCGGCACCATCATCATCAGCCGCTTCTTCATCGCCCACGTGCTGCTCATCCCGGGCCTGCTGGTGGCGCTGATCAGCGTGCACCTGGGCCTGGTGTTCAAGCAGAAGCACACCCAGTGGCCCGGCCCCGGCCGGACCAACTCCAACGTGGTCGGCGAGCGGATGTTCCCGCGCTACGCGCTCAAGCAGGGCGGCTTCTTCATGGTCGTCTTCGGCGTGATCGCGCTGATGGGCGGCCTCTTCCAGATCAACCCGATCTGGTACTTCGGCCCGTACGAGGCGTGGGTGGTCTCCGCGGCCAGCCAGCCCGACTGGTACGTCATGTTCCTCGACGGCTCGACCCGACTCATGCCGGGCTGGGAGATCCACATCCCGATCGGCAACGGATACGTCATCCCGCCGCTGTTCTGGCCGACGGTCGTGCTCCCCGGCATCCTGGTGGGCCTGTCGACGATGTACCCGTTCCTGGAGGCGCGTCGCCTCAAGGACTACAAGCACCACAACCTGCTCCAGCGGCCCCGGGACGTGCCGGCCCGGACCGCGGTGGGCGCGATGGCGGTCGCCTTCTACGTCGTGCTGACGCTCTCCGGCGGCAACGACGTGATCGCCGACAAGTTCCACATCAGTTTGAACGCGATGACCTGGGCCGGCCGGGTCGGCCTGCTGGTGATCCCGCCGCTGGCCTACTACGTCACCTACCGGCTCTGCCTGGGTCTCCAGCAGCACGACCGGGAGGTGCTGGCCCACGGCGTGGAGACCGGCATCATCAAGCGGCTGCCCGACGGCCGGTTCGTCGAGGTCCACCAGCCGCTGACGTCGGCCGACGGGCACGACGGCCACGCGCCGGCGCTGGACTACGTCGGCTGGGTGGTGCCCAAGAAGATGAACCGGCTCGGTGCCCTCGGGCCCGCGATCCGGGGCTTCTTCTACCCGATCGAGAAGCCGGCCGAGGCGCCGGTCTCGCCGGGCCACCCGCCGGTCGAACCCCGGGACGAGCGGGAGGAGATCAGCAGCGGCGGCAGCCGGCGCTGA
- a CDS encoding DUF4142 domain-containing protein, producing MWGIKRLGLLAALVVVGLAPAAAAQAAAQPSTQDTQYLQAVHQVNLFEITAGNLAQQKGQNQQVKDLGKMFVTDHTQLDQTVKSTAQQLNVQLPADPTADQQKVLDKLNGLNGAQFDKAWVTAQLAGHVQAIQATQTEISQGSEQSVVQLAQDALPVLQAHYDALVALAQTLGVPVPQTSASGTPSPGGTTSPGTGGTESPAPGGGGTEEPAPGTTETPAPAQS from the coding sequence ATGTGGGGAATCAAACGCCTGGGCCTGCTGGCCGCGCTGGTGGTCGTGGGGCTGGCGCCCGCCGCCGCGGCGCAGGCCGCGGCGCAGCCGTCGACGCAGGACACCCAGTATCTGCAGGCGGTGCACCAGGTCAACCTGTTCGAGATCACCGCCGGTAACCTGGCCCAGCAGAAGGGCCAGAACCAGCAGGTCAAGGACCTGGGCAAGATGTTCGTCACGGACCACACCCAGCTGGACCAGACGGTGAAGTCGACCGCCCAGCAGCTCAACGTGCAGCTGCCGGCGGACCCGACCGCCGACCAGCAGAAGGTCCTCGACAAGTTGAACGGCCTCAACGGGGCCCAGTTCGACAAGGCGTGGGTGACCGCGCAGCTCGCCGGCCACGTGCAGGCCATCCAGGCCACCCAGACGGAGATCTCGCAGGGCTCCGAGCAGTCGGTGGTCCAGCTCGCCCAGGACGCCCTGCCGGTCCTCCAGGCGCACTACGACGCGCTGGTGGCCCTGGCGCAGACCCTGGGCGTCCCGGTGCCGCAGACCAGCGCCAGCGGCACGCCCAGCCCGGGCGGCACCACGTCGCCGGGGACGGGTGGCACCGAGTCGCCGGCTCCGGGCGGCGGCGGGACCGAGGAGCCCGCTCCGGGCACCACGGAGACCCCGGCGCCGGCGCAGAGCTGA
- a CDS encoding Lrp/AsnC family transcriptional regulator, producing MITAIVLIDCATDSIPEVAENLANLPGVSEVYSVAGHVDLIAMVRVREFEQIAQVIAGSISKVPGVLNTESHIAFRAYSQHDLEEAFAIGLANAD from the coding sequence GTGATCACCGCGATCGTGCTGATCGACTGCGCCACCGACTCCATCCCCGAGGTGGCCGAGAACCTGGCCAACCTGCCCGGCGTCAGCGAGGTCTACTCGGTGGCCGGGCACGTCGACCTGATCGCCATGGTCCGGGTCCGCGAGTTCGAGCAGATCGCCCAGGTCATCGCCGGCAGCATCTCCAAGGTGCCGGGCGTGCTCAACACCGAGTCGCACATCGCGTTCCGCGCCTACTCCCAGCACGACCTGGAGGAGGCGTTCGCGATCGGGCTGGCCAACGCCGACTGA
- a CDS encoding nucleotidyltransferase family protein has protein sequence MSTYGPGTPAPHGPAAGVDVCAVVLAAGEGTRLRPLTGRVPKALCPVGNVPLLDRALARLAGLGLTGPDRVAVNACYLGDQVVARVGDRAHLSVEPGDPLGTAGGVGRLRDWIGGRGVLVGNADAYLADPAAPPGPDVAALLDGWDGRSVRLLGQPADDPAAPGTFAGHRFVGFSLLPWRLVRELPATFGDLVRAVWRPAEAAGALTVVPYPGTFYDTGTPADYLAANLHAAGPDGLVDPAAEVDGPVTRSVVGAGARVHGAVDRSVIWPGATVAAGERLVGVIRAGADLTVPAAR, from the coding sequence GTGAGCACCTACGGTCCGGGTACCCCGGCGCCGCACGGCCCGGCGGCGGGCGTCGACGTGTGCGCGGTGGTGCTGGCGGCGGGCGAGGGCACCCGGCTGCGCCCGTTGACCGGGCGGGTGCCGAAGGCGCTCTGCCCGGTCGGCAACGTGCCGCTGCTCGACCGGGCGCTGGCGCGGCTGGCCGGGCTCGGGCTGACCGGGCCGGACCGGGTCGCGGTGAACGCCTGCTACCTGGGCGACCAGGTGGTCGCGCGGGTGGGCGACCGGGCGCACCTGTCGGTCGAGCCGGGCGACCCGCTGGGCACCGCCGGCGGCGTCGGACGGCTGCGGGACTGGATCGGCGGGCGCGGCGTGCTGGTCGGCAACGCCGACGCGTACCTCGCCGACCCGGCCGCCCCGCCCGGCCCGGACGTGGCCGCGCTGCTCGACGGCTGGGACGGGCGGAGCGTACGCCTGCTCGGCCAGCCGGCGGACGACCCGGCCGCCCCCGGCACCTTCGCCGGCCACCGCTTCGTCGGGTTCTCGCTGCTGCCCTGGCGGCTGGTCCGCGAGCTGCCGGCCACGTTCGGCGACCTGGTCCGGGCGGTGTGGCGGCCGGCGGAGGCGGCCGGCGCGCTGACCGTGGTCCCCTACCCGGGCACCTTCTACGACACCGGCACGCCCGCCGACTACCTGGCCGCGAACCTGCACGCCGCCGGCCCGGACGGCCTGGTCGACCCGGCCGCCGAGGTGGACGGGCCGGTCACCCGGTCGGTGGTCGGCGCGGGCGCGCGGGTGCACGGCGCGGTCGACCGGTCGGTGATCTGGCCGGGCGCGACGGTCGCCGCCGGGGAACGCCTCGTCGGGGTGATCCGGGCCGGCGCCGACCTGACCGTCCCGGCCGCGCGGTGA
- a CDS encoding NUDIX hydrolase, with the protein MIPRARATGRALGYRLFYRLPVPLRRRLVRLAVPKYIVGAVTLVRDSEADGAGRILLLRQPPGHSWSLPAGLLERGEAPVVGAARELHEESGVRLSPDRLRPAVPNAVVHAKGWVDVVFEADVPASRTALKVDGAEVLEAAWHPLDDLPRLSRATANLLGYYGIGPRAGEVPPTPPAP; encoded by the coding sequence ATGATCCCCCGCGCGCGTGCCACCGGACGGGCCCTCGGCTACCGGCTGTTCTACCGGCTCCCGGTCCCGCTGCGACGGCGGCTGGTCCGGCTCGCCGTGCCGAAGTACATCGTGGGCGCGGTGACGCTGGTCCGGGACTCGGAGGCCGACGGCGCGGGCCGCATCCTGCTGCTGCGCCAGCCCCCCGGCCACAGTTGGAGCCTCCCGGCCGGCCTGCTGGAACGCGGCGAGGCGCCGGTGGTCGGCGCGGCCCGGGAGCTGCACGAGGAATCCGGCGTCCGGCTCTCCCCCGACCGGCTCCGCCCGGCCGTGCCGAACGCGGTCGTGCACGCCAAGGGCTGGGTGGACGTGGTCTTCGAGGCGGACGTGCCGGCGTCGCGCACCGCGCTGAAGGTGGACGGGGCCGAGGTGCTGGAGGCCGCCTGGCACCCGCTGGACGACCTGCCCCGGCTCAGCCGCGCTACGGCCAACCTGCTGGGCTACTACGGCATCGGCCCGCGCGCCGGCGAGGTCCCGCCGACGCCACCCGCCCCGTGA
- a CDS encoding RelA/SpoT family protein has translation MDVDAGHGAALGGSLPTQGELPLTRRLRSLLAWPTADGDPVTALVRAHRGIHPSADASVLRRAYTIAENMHRGQFRKSGEPYITHPFAVAQICADLGMDTITLVAALLHDTVEDTRYTLQALQEDFGREVAHLVDGVTKFDKAFYGKAAEAETVRKMIVAAGKDVRVLVIKLADRLHNMRTLGVRSAASRERIARKTLEVLVPLCDRLGIQTLKRELDDVVLLHLQPDEHARIARFVHDRPGWDAYLTDVVARTRAALRRSRVDAEVSPRPRHLYSIWKDTVAGDHAAPLDLPRIAIVVDGPPTDCYAALGAVHGLWRPMPGRFKDFIASPKNNLYRSLHTSVCGPQDRTVEVLIRTTEMHRAAEYGVAAHYRFPRAAGRAADRAEELAWLRRVLDWEQETVDPGQFMASLRCDLAEAQIQVVADGRQVVLPAGATPVDLAYELGSERGDHCLATRINGRLAPLSSELEEGDVVEIFTESDAESGFEVDVAPRGPRREWLGFVKSPHAQMQINRWFAEHTEPGISIADKVRLGRASIGLALRKHDRGLASDLPLLRLSEELGYPDLETMLVAVFDRSVEPDTVVRQLIDLVDHRQ, from the coding sequence GTGGACGTCGACGCCGGACACGGCGCCGCCCTGGGCGGCTCCCTTCCGACCCAGGGGGAGCTGCCGCTCACCCGCCGGCTGCGCTCGCTGCTCGCCTGGCCCACCGCCGACGGCGACCCGGTCACCGCGCTGGTCCGCGCGCACCGTGGCATCCATCCCAGCGCCGACGCGTCGGTGCTGCGCCGGGCCTACACGATCGCCGAGAACATGCACCGGGGTCAGTTCCGCAAGAGCGGCGAGCCCTACATCACCCACCCGTTCGCGGTCGCGCAGATCTGCGCCGACCTCGGCATGGACACCATCACGCTGGTGGCCGCGCTGCTGCACGACACGGTGGAGGACACCCGCTACACGCTCCAGGCGCTCCAGGAGGACTTCGGCCGCGAGGTGGCCCACCTGGTCGACGGGGTGACCAAGTTCGACAAGGCGTTCTACGGCAAGGCCGCCGAGGCGGAGACCGTCCGGAAGATGATCGTGGCCGCCGGCAAGGACGTCCGGGTGCTGGTCATCAAGCTGGCCGACCGGCTGCACAACATGCGCACGCTCGGCGTCCGCTCCGCCGCCTCGCGGGAACGGATCGCCCGCAAGACGCTTGAGGTGCTGGTCCCGCTCTGCGACCGGCTCGGCATCCAGACCCTCAAACGCGAGCTGGACGACGTGGTGCTGCTGCACCTGCAACCCGACGAGCACGCGCGCATCGCCCGGTTCGTCCACGACCGGCCGGGGTGGGACGCCTACCTGACCGACGTCGTCGCCCGCACCCGCGCGGCGCTGCGCCGCAGCCGGGTGGACGCCGAGGTCTCCCCCCGCCCGCGGCACCTCTACTCGATCTGGAAGGACACGGTCGCCGGCGACCACGCCGCCCCGCTCGACCTGCCCCGCATCGCCATCGTGGTGGACGGCCCGCCGACCGACTGCTATGCCGCGCTGGGCGCCGTGCACGGGCTGTGGCGGCCGATGCCGGGCCGCTTCAAGGACTTCATCGCCTCACCGAAGAACAACCTCTACCGGTCGCTGCACACCAGCGTCTGCGGCCCGCAGGACCGCACCGTGGAGGTGCTGATCCGCACCACCGAGATGCACCGCGCCGCGGAATACGGCGTGGCCGCCCACTACCGCTTCCCCCGCGCCGCCGGCCGGGCCGCCGACCGCGCGGAGGAGCTGGCCTGGCTGCGCCGGGTGCTCGACTGGGAGCAGGAGACGGTCGACCCGGGCCAGTTCATGGCGTCGCTGCGCTGCGACCTGGCCGAGGCGCAGATCCAGGTGGTCGCCGACGGCCGGCAGGTGGTGCTGCCGGCCGGCGCCACCCCGGTCGACCTCGCCTACGAGCTGGGCAGCGAGCGCGGCGACCACTGCCTCGCCACCCGGATCAACGGCCGGCTGGCCCCGCTCTCCTCCGAGCTGGAGGAGGGCGACGTGGTGGAGATCTTCACCGAGAGCGACGCGGAGAGCGGCTTCGAGGTCGACGTGGCCCCGCGCGGCCCGCGCCGGGAGTGGCTGGGGTTCGTCAAGTCCCCGCACGCCCAGATGCAGATCAACAGGTGGTTCGCCGAGCACACCGAACCGGGCATCTCGATCGCCGACAAGGTCCGCCTCGGCCGGGCGTCGATCGGCCTGGCGCTGCGCAAGCACGACCGGGGCCTCGCGAGCGACCTGCCGCTGCTGCGGCTCTCCGAGGAGCTGGGCTACCCCGACCTGGAGACGATGCTGGTGGCGGTCTTCGACCGCTCGGTCGAGCCCGACACGGTGGTCCGGCAACTGATCGACCTGGTCGACCACCGGCAGTAG
- a CDS encoding DEDD exonuclease domain-containing protein, with product MTGTEYVQEALAGLDRPAGGGVDPALPLYATTFVVVDLETTGGAPDGGGITEIGAVKVRGGEELGVLATLVNPGVPIPPFITVLTGITQAMLLPAPPIEQVLPSFLEFLTDAVLVAHNAPYDVGFLKAACARHGYPWPNPRVLDTAALARRVLTRDEVPNRKLGTLAAYFRTATQPNHRALDDAKATVDVLHGLIGRLGGHRVDTVGEAIEFARAVTPTQRRKRHLADGLPKVPGVYIFRAADDRPLYVGTSGDIATRVRSYFTAAEKRARISEMLAAAERVEAVECAHSLEAEVRELRLIAAHAPPYNRRSKYPERQVWLKLTDEAYPRLSVVRGLGPADTAYLGPFRSKQAAELAAAGFHDAVPLRQCTHRLSRRTTTPACALAELGRCPAPCEHLITPEEYERRAATPFRTATRDDPAVVVDALLARIEVLSAAHRYEEAAVVRGRLAAVLRAAVRMQRLTALTGIAELAAARPAARGGWELALVRHGRLAGAGVSPPGVHPRPTIAAIRATAETVLPGHGPVPAATAEETERILSWLERDETRLVETTAGWASPVGGAGRFRDLLAKAENGGSHHFSTERS from the coding sequence GTGACGGGAACGGAGTACGTCCAGGAGGCCCTGGCCGGTCTGGACCGGCCGGCGGGCGGCGGCGTCGACCCCGCGCTGCCGCTCTACGCGACCACGTTCGTGGTGGTCGACCTGGAGACCACCGGCGGCGCGCCGGACGGCGGCGGGATCACCGAGATCGGCGCGGTCAAGGTCCGGGGCGGCGAGGAGCTGGGCGTGCTCGCCACGCTGGTCAACCCGGGCGTGCCGATCCCGCCGTTCATCACCGTGCTGACCGGCATCACCCAGGCCATGCTGCTGCCCGCCCCGCCGATCGAGCAGGTGCTGCCGAGCTTCCTGGAGTTCCTCACCGACGCCGTGCTGGTCGCCCACAACGCCCCCTACGACGTGGGCTTCCTCAAGGCCGCCTGCGCCCGGCACGGCTACCCCTGGCCCAACCCCCGGGTGCTGGACACCGCCGCGCTGGCCCGGCGGGTGCTCACCCGCGACGAGGTGCCCAACCGGAAGCTGGGCACGCTGGCGGCCTACTTCCGCACCGCCACCCAACCCAACCACCGGGCGCTGGACGACGCCAAGGCCACGGTTGACGTGCTGCACGGGCTGATCGGCCGCCTCGGCGGGCACCGGGTCGACACCGTGGGCGAGGCGATCGAGTTCGCCCGCGCGGTCACCCCGACCCAGCGCCGCAAGCGGCACCTCGCCGACGGGCTGCCGAAGGTCCCGGGCGTCTACATCTTCCGGGCCGCCGACGACCGGCCGCTCTACGTCGGCACCTCCGGCGACATCGCCACCCGGGTGCGCAGCTACTTCACCGCGGCGGAGAAGCGGGCCCGGATCTCCGAGATGCTGGCCGCCGCCGAGCGGGTGGAGGCGGTCGAGTGCGCCCACTCGCTGGAGGCCGAGGTCCGCGAGCTGCGGCTGATCGCGGCGCACGCCCCGCCGTACAACCGGCGGTCGAAATACCCGGAGCGCCAGGTCTGGCTCAAGCTCACCGACGAGGCGTACCCCCGGTTGTCGGTCGTGCGCGGCCTCGGGCCCGCCGACACCGCCTACCTCGGCCCGTTCCGGTCCAAGCAGGCCGCCGAGCTGGCCGCCGCCGGCTTCCACGACGCGGTGCCGCTGCGGCAGTGCACCCACCGGCTCTCCCGGCGCACCACCACGCCGGCCTGCGCGCTGGCCGAGCTGGGTCGCTGCCCGGCGCCCTGCGAGCACCTGATCACCCCGGAGGAGTACGAACGTCGCGCCGCCACGCCGTTCCGCACCGCCACCCGCGACGATCCGGCGGTGGTGGTCGACGCCCTGCTCGCCCGGATCGAGGTGCTCTCCGCGGCCCACCGCTACGAGGAGGCGGCGGTGGTCCGGGGGCGGCTGGCGGCGGTGCTGCGCGCGGCGGTCCGGATGCAGCGGCTGACCGCGCTCACCGGCATCGCCGAGCTGGCGGCCGCCCGGCCGGCCGCCCGGGGCGGCTGGGAGTTGGCCCTGGTCCGGCACGGCCGGCTGGCCGGGGCCGGGGTGTCCCCGCCGGGCGTCCACCCTCGACCGACCATCGCGGCGATCCGGGCCACCGCCGAGACGGTGCTGCCCGGGCACGGTCCGGTGCCGGCCGCCACCGCCGAGGAGACCGAGCGGATCCTGTCCTGGTTGGAGCGCGACGAGACCCGGTTGGTCGAGACGACCGCCGGTTGGGCGTCCCCGGTGGGCGGCGCGGGGCGCTTCCGTGACCTGCTGGCCAAGGCCGAGAACGGCGGATCCCACCATTTCTCGACCGAACGCTCATGA